One genomic region from Cellulomonas hominis encodes:
- a CDS encoding NAD-dependent succinate-semialdehyde dehydrogenase, with protein MTTSPLPPYVAAHTPTGLLIGGEWRHATGGGTFAVSDPATTDVLFEVADGAPDDGLAALDAAHRAFPAWRETAPRTRSDVLRAVFDAMTARAEDLAALVTAEGGKPLAEARAEVAYAAEYVRWYSEQAVRLDGLTRRAPAGTHHQLVLRRPVGPALLITPWNFPIAMITRKVAPALAAGCPVVIKPAQLTPLTTAYFAELLRAELDARDLPTGVVNVVPTSSSRALTGPVIADPRLRKLSFTGSTEVGRTLLKQAADGVLRTSMELGGNAPFLVFEDADLDAAVEGAVQAKMRNAGQTCVAANRFLVQEPVAAEFTDRLTAAFERLVVGRGTEPDVTVGPLIERSAVERVDEVVAEAADAGARVRTGGERPGGRGYFYPPTVLDRVPEDARAVREEVFGPVAPVVTFGTEADGVRLANATEFGLVAYAYTRDVGRVMRLAEQVETGMLGVNRGMVSDASAPFGGVKSSGIGREGGEAGIEEYLEPLYVAL; from the coding sequence CGCCGCGCACACCCCGACGGGCCTGCTCATCGGGGGTGAGTGGCGGCACGCCACGGGGGGCGGCACGTTCGCCGTGTCCGACCCGGCGACGACCGACGTGCTGTTCGAGGTGGCCGACGGCGCACCGGACGACGGCCTCGCCGCGCTGGACGCCGCGCACCGGGCGTTCCCGGCGTGGCGCGAGACGGCCCCGCGCACGCGCTCGGACGTGCTGCGCGCCGTGTTCGACGCGATGACCGCCCGCGCGGAGGACCTGGCCGCGCTGGTCACGGCGGAGGGCGGCAAGCCGCTCGCGGAGGCGCGCGCGGAGGTCGCGTACGCCGCCGAGTACGTGCGCTGGTACTCCGAGCAGGCGGTCCGCCTGGACGGCCTGACCCGCCGGGCGCCCGCCGGCACGCACCACCAGCTCGTGCTGCGCCGCCCGGTCGGCCCGGCGCTGCTCATCACGCCCTGGAACTTCCCCATCGCCATGATCACGCGCAAGGTCGCCCCCGCCCTGGCGGCCGGCTGCCCGGTCGTCATCAAGCCCGCGCAGCTCACGCCGCTGACGACCGCGTACTTCGCGGAGCTGCTGCGTGCCGAGCTCGACGCCCGCGACCTGCCGACCGGCGTCGTCAACGTCGTCCCCACGTCGTCGTCGCGGGCGCTGACCGGACCCGTGATCGCGGACCCGCGCCTGCGCAAGCTGTCGTTCACCGGCTCGACCGAGGTCGGGCGCACGCTGCTCAAGCAGGCCGCCGACGGCGTGCTGCGCACCTCCATGGAGCTCGGCGGGAACGCGCCCTTCCTGGTGTTCGAGGACGCCGACCTGGACGCTGCCGTCGAGGGGGCGGTGCAGGCGAAGATGCGCAACGCCGGGCAGACGTGCGTAGCGGCCAACCGGTTCCTCGTGCAGGAGCCCGTCGCCGCCGAGTTCACCGACCGGCTGACCGCGGCGTTCGAGCGGCTGGTCGTCGGGCGCGGCACGGAACCGGACGTCACGGTCGGCCCCCTGATCGAGCGGTCGGCCGTCGAGCGGGTGGACGAGGTCGTGGCCGAGGCGGCCGACGCCGGGGCGCGCGTGCGGACCGGCGGCGAGCGGCCGGGCGGGCGCGGGTACTTCTACCCGCCGACCGTCCTGGACCGCGTCCCGGAGGACGCGCGCGCCGTCCGCGAGGAGGTGTTCGGGCCCGTCGCACCCGTCGTCACGTTCGGCACGGAGGCGGACGGCGTCCGGCTGGCGAACGCGACCGAGTTCGGGCTCGTCGCGTACGCGTACACGCGGGACGTCGGCCGGGTCATGCGCCTCGCCGAGCAGGTGGAGACCGGCATGCTCGGCGTGAACCGCGGGATGGTGTCCGACGCCTCGGCGCCGTTCGGCGGCGTCAAGTCCTCCGGCATCGGCCGCGAGGGCGGCGAGGCCGGCATCGAGGAGTACCTGGAGCCGCTGTACGTGGCATTGTGA